A DNA window from Ovis aries strain OAR_USU_Benz2616 breed Rambouillet chromosome 7, ARS-UI_Ramb_v3.0, whole genome shotgun sequence contains the following coding sequences:
- the THTPA gene encoding thiamine-triphosphatase isoform X1, translated as MRQTGPSITEGGRTPDRQPCHGSMAQGLIEVERKFVPGPGTEERLQELGGTLEHRVTFRDSYYDTPELSLMRADYWLRQREGSGWELKCPGAASVSGPHTEYTELTAEPSIVVQLCEVLGAVVPGAGVVAAVLGPLGLQLVASFVTKRSAWKLVLSGADGEERLLRVDLDTADFGYAVGEVEALVDKEAEVPAALEKIHHLSSLLGEGDTLFCTSFVLLSVPTGPIVGGRLEAISLRGIILAVF; from the exons ATGAGACAGACAGGGCCATCCATCACAGAAGGAGGAAGGACCCCCGACAGACAGCCCTGCCACG GTAGCATGGCCCAGGGCCTGATTGAAGTGGAGCGAAAGTTCGTTCCCGGGCCCGGCACAGAGGAGCGGCTGCAGGAGTTGGGGGGTACCCTGGAGCACCGAGTCACTTTCCGAGACAGCTACTATGACACCCCTGAGCTGAGCCTCATGCGAGCTGATTACTGGCTGCGACAGCGAGAAGGCAGTGGATGGGAGCTCAAATGTCCCGGAGCGGCAAGTGTCTCAGGACCCCACACTGAGTACACGGAACTCACAGCTGAGCCTTCAATTGTGGTCCAGCTATGTGAGGTGCTGGGGGCTGTGGTCCCGGGGGCTGGGGTCGTGGCTGCTGTGTTGGGCCCCTTGGGGCTGCAGTTAGTAGCTAGTTTTGTGACGAAGCGCAGTGCCTGGAAACTGGTGCTGTCCGGAGCTGACGGAGAGGAGCGGCTGCTCAGGGTGGACCTGGATACAGCTGACTTTGGCTACGCTGTGGGTGAGGTAGAGGCGCTGGTGGACAAGGAGGCCGAAGTCCCAGCTGCCCTGGAGAAGATCCACCACCTCAGCAGCCTGCTTGGTGAGGGAGACACGCTCTTCTGTACTTCCTTTGTTCTTCTGAG